Proteins encoded in a region of the Anopheles aquasalis chromosome 2, idAnoAquaMG_Q_19, whole genome shotgun sequence genome:
- the LOC126577719 gene encoding uncharacterized protein LOC126577719, translating to MKRASSAIGPTTASTPPNRNTSNSSAAVVSATAAIDCSGSSPGATSSASATITAGVTSQMIFQSHLQHSLDRLPPLSASSSPISSSASYRNAGSILLPGGAQDNSVAAVAAVSHHAAAAALLGNAASGFGFTLANDDNGGSTTSGPVDDHGTATGNYNELRDSERDDTSGFLASAGVVNYCLEGPISSSSLLPPVSPSAAAAAAASSSALVDDEPAEAIEVEQQGGGSSTSSNSSSRRSSALTAAAAAAAVAARKAAAAAAAAVVAHHHHHHHLQPHATTVAASAADALQQYVQHHPPHHHHHHHRSLPMDVSAL from the exons ATGAAGCGTGCCTCTTCCGCGATCGGTCCCACTACGGCCTCAACGCCACCGAACAGAAACACTAGTAACAGTAGTGCGGCCGTGGTGTCCGCCACTGCGGCGATCGATTGTAGTGGCTCATCACCGGGAGCAACTTCGTCCGCATCCGCCACAATCACCGCCGGAGTGACCTCCCAGATGATCTTCCAGAGCCATTTGCAGCATTCGCTCGATCGGTTGCCACCATTATCGGCATCGTCCTCGCCGATATCATCGTCCGCCTCTTATCGTAACGCTGGCTCAATTTTATTGCCCGGCGGAGCACAGGATAACagtgtggcggcggtggcagcggtatCACATCatgctgccgcagcagcactccTGGGTAATGCTGCAAGTGGTTTTGGGTTTACACTCGCCAACGACGATAAtggtggcagcaccaccagcggaccAGTGGATGATCA tggtacCGCAACCGGGAACTACAATGAGCTGCGGGACAGTGAGCGAGACGATACTTCCGGATTTCTTGCGTCTGCGGGTGTCGTCAACTATTGTTTGGAAGGACCGATCTCATCGTCCTCACTGCTGCCCCCGGTGTCcccttcggcagcagcagcagcagcagcatcgtcatcagcattgGTTGATGATGAACCGGCAGAAGCGATCGAGGTGGAGCAGCAGGgcggtggtagcagcaccagcagcaacagcagtagtcGACGATCGTCGGCGCTaacggcggctgctgcagcggcagccgtAGCAGCCAGgaaggctgctgcagctgcagctgcggcCGTTgttgcacaccaccatcatcaccatcatctgcagcCTCATGCGacaacggtggcagcatcggcagccgATGCCTTGCAGCAGTACGTACAGCATCATCctccacatcaccatcaccatcatcatcgctcgctgCCGATGGATGTTTCGGCACTGTGA